Proteins from a single region of Thunnus albacares chromosome 14, fThuAlb1.1, whole genome shotgun sequence:
- the LOC122997385 gene encoding ovarian cancer G-protein coupled receptor 1-like, giving the protein MKCVIISFGLPLSLLAIYSLYSQVQNTNVAPIFIINLLISDIIQLCCIIVEIGARLNFVIRDTFFKIYDIGVLASIGFMVCIALERYLVIAWPLWYRFRRTIKISLVVCVVVWILPLVCVLPQHFLFYIDVRDVTFGVFLLVPFPLLIFFLGGTLKALSAAISVSSDEKRRIVGMLVLVLLIYTLLFIPRIIVLLSNKAQSNGDFRRLTEMLLELSPLADLILYVFIKGTMDKLLASLCCCIMDNNDNNRSST; this is encoded by the exons ATGAAATGCGTAATCATTAGTTTCGGCCTTCCTTTGAGTCTACTGGCCATCTACTCTCTATATTCCCAG GTTCAAAATACCAATGTTGCTCCgatcttcatcatcaacctcctcatctctgacatCATCCAGCTGTGCTGCATTATCGTCGAAATTGGAGCACGTCTGAACTTTGTTATACGTGACACCTTCTTTAAAATTTATGACATTGGTGTGCTCGCCAGTATTGGCTTCATGGTCTGTATCGCCCTGGAAAG gtatttggtcatcgCATGGCCACTGTGGTACCGCTTCAGAAGAACCATCAAGATCTCTCTTGTGGTCTGTGTCGTGGTCTGGATCCTTCCTCTTGTTTGTGTCCTTCCTCagcatttcctgttttacattGATGTCCGCGATGTCACTTTTGGCGTCTTCCTCCTCGTTCCTTTCCCACTGCTCATATTCTTCTTGGGTGGGACCCTTAAAGCCCTGTCTGCAGCCATCTCGGTCTCCTCTGATGAAAAAAGACGAATTGTGGGAATGTTGGTCCTGGTGCTGCTCATCTACACGCTGCTGTTTATACCCAGAATAATCGTGTTACTGTCAAACAAAGCCCAAAGTAATGGTGACTTCCGCAGACTGACTGAAATGCTTCTTGAGCTCAGTCCTCTTGCAGACTtgattctgtatgttttcattaagGGGACCATGGACAAGCTTTTggcctctctgtgttgttgcataATGGACAACAATGATAACAACAGATCATCAACATGA
- the LOC122997386 gene encoding G-protein coupled receptor 4-like: MLQFRRMSLNQYATGMPSMFHSEEEEDFYINTSQMESNNSSNVTSHYYHYNYTYYDYNYTDYDFCNSYFDKEILFILNVVICVIISIGLPLTLVAIYSLYSQVQNNNVAPIYIINLLISDIIQLCYMIFLVDNPVDLNIYKIFFYIYCFGGVSSVGFMVCVALERYLLIAWPLWYRFRRTIKISLAVCVVVWTLPLVFVLPHYYWDDYRVTNIITAVFFLIPFPLLIFFLGGTLKALSAAISVSSDEKLRIVGILVLVLLIYTLLFLPNIIGYLVEEARYNDTFYNLRFSPLRFSPLADLILYVFIRKGAIGKLLASLCWCRMDSGDNSRSSA, from the exons ATGTTGCAGTTTCGTCGTATGAGTCTTAACCAGTACGCTACAGGGATGCCCAGTAT GTTTcactctgaagaagaagaagatttctACATTAACACCTCACAGATGGAAAGCAATAATAGCAGCAATGTCACATCCCACTACTATCATTATAACTACACCTACTATGATTATAATTATACCGACTATGATTTTTGCAACTCCTATTTTGACAAAGAAATTCTATTCATCTTGAATGTGGTTATATGTGTAATCATTAGTATCGGCCTTCCTTTGACTCTAGTGGCCATCTACTCTCTTTATTCTCAG GTGCAAAATAACAATGTTGCTCCAATCTACATCATcaacctcctcatctctgacatCATTCAGCTCTGCTACATGATCTTCTTAGTGGATAATCCTGTGGACTTGAATATCTATAAAATCTTCTTTTATATTTACTGCTTTGGTGGGGTGAGCAGTGTTGGCTTCATGGTCTGTGTCGCCCTGGAAAG GTATTTGCTCATCGCATGGCCACTGTGGTACCGCTTCAGAAGAACCATCAAGATCTCTCTTGCAGTCTGTGTCGTGGTCTGGACccttcctcttgtttttgtcCTTCCTCACTATTATTGGGATGATTATAGGGTCACAAACATCATTACCGCCGTCTTCTTCCTCATTCCTTTCCCACTGCTCATATTCTTCTTGGGTGGGACCCTTAAAGCCTTGTCTGCTGCCATCTCGGTCTCCTCTGATGAAAAACTACGAATTGTGGGAATTTTGGTCCTGGTGCTGCTCATCTACACACTGCTGTTTCTACCCAACATCATCGGGTACCTGGTAGAAGAAGCCAGATATAATGATACCTTCTACAATCTGAGGTTCTCGCCTCTTAGGTTCAGTCCTCTTGCAGACTtgattctgtatgttttcatcagAAAAGGGGCCATAGGCAAGCTTTTGGCCTCTCTGTGTTGGTGCAGAATGGACAGTGGTGATAACAGCAGATCATCAGCATGA